Below is a window of Impatiens glandulifera chromosome 2, dImpGla2.1, whole genome shotgun sequence DNA.
aatattaaatattaatattaaatagttaTACCTTCAATGCcatcatttcaaacattttttattcacaagctaataagaaataattgtcattttttttcataatcaaACAACTAACTCCAGTCTCAAAGTTTACGTCCGTTGACATATTATTCCTCAAATGAACACTAGTTTTTAGTTGATAAACCCATGGAAGCCTCTtgattatcattttatttgCCAACCAATTCTAAACTTATGATTTTTTGATATTGAAAAAGACAAAATTACTAGTCCAACATTTGTAAACACAAATTACccacttatatataattaaaatgttaatattatatGTAGGTGGGGTAGACTTGTGTTTACTAATGCTGGACCAAAATTTTTGTCACTTCCAACATTTAGAAATCATAAATTTTGGAATTAACCAGCAAATACAATGAAGATTAATGTGCTCCTCAAGGGTTTGACAGTTGAAAACTAGTGTTTCGTTTGAGGAACAATATGTCGACGGACGTAAATTTTGAGGCTGAAGTTACTTGTTTGTCTATGGCGAAGATTTGACAACTATTTTTATTGGATTGTGGAGGAAAGTAAACTTGTTTGAAATGATGACGTTGAAGATATAACTATTTAATGTTAATAGTTGAAACAACGATTATTGAGTTATTACCAAGAGATAAGTGATGTTTGTGAGACCTTCTCCTACTTCAACATTTGTGCCTTTTCATTCTCTAGACAACAACATAATGTTGTTTGGGATGGAAGACTCATTTAtcaatatttatcatattaagATAGACGCGGTAGTGGCGATTTTCGTGTTTGATTGTtggtttataataaatattttaaagaaatggTTGATAAATTAATGATGATGTTTTATTGTTGGTGGTGCAATTGAAACATAAGGGCCATGAAAAACAAATCACATGGTTAACTTTTTCATGCATGTTTAAACTAATGTTAATATtactttttgtttgttttatttcttaatttaaaaaaaaactacatttgtaataaattatatatattatgacattgtttttgGAGTTTGGATTCATGGGAGAAGAAGAATTCCTCTCTTACAACTCTCGGGACACAATGTCTAGATTCACACTGACCAAATCCGCATAGTCGTGTCCCATGCAACACAGCTCACGTTCCACCACGAACTGTTTACTTCATGtacttatcaaataaaataaataattttcgaaatattatttataaattttttcttgtttgatttgtcGTGTGTAATGAGTCCCACAAGGGGATCTCGGGTGCCACATATTCATGCGATTGGCTGATGATTTATGCAGCCTTTCAGATGGGAGCATAGGATTTTTTTAGTCCAATAGCTTAAGAATTATGTGTCACATTGTATCCAATGTTTATATGAAAGCTCGTGTATTGATGGGGTAAAACTTTTTATTCTATAATAAGGGGACATTACTTATcatagaatatattattaataattgttaatttgtattaattaatgaagCAGATATGAAAGTGAATTAGGTATATATTTTTGAGTAATGGCTCTATCAGAATCATAGAGCCCAAACCAGGGGACCGGAGTATCTAACTGAGGGCCGCCAACTAGCTCTAAAATGGTGTTGTTCACATCAACATaatactttgttttttttttatatatatttgattatggCATTTTCcaaattttggtatttatttagCTTATTTGGTGATATTAATTTGTGTGTTCAAAAAATTGAATTGTATTAACATTATTTTGCGAATGCTAGAATAGACAAGTTCGAAAAACTACAatccttttaaaattaaattgaatgtAAATCAAAATCGGGCTCAAAGTTCGAGTTAACCTGACCTCTTTAGTAATCCTGTAAGAATATCTAACATGAATCTGGTCGGTTCTTTGTAACAGACCCGATCTCGATTCCGACCCTAACCTGATTGACCTCACTAACCTTGACCCAACCTGATTTAACTCAAttacttcataatttcatattaaaattacattaacacaaataaaattaaatcacaaaTCCGCTTACAAATTTAGCAGGAAAAAAATGTGATTCTATATAGTGATACCATACAAGCAGCTCTGATGACTAGGTATGGGTGGACGACTGCACAATGAGCAATGACGCTACAAGATCTAAGAATGATTAAAACGAAgaaattcaaactttttttgGACATTCCACTACAAGATAGAACAAAAGGGGGAACGagtcaatttgaaatatatgaaataattttaaaatgtgagTTTGTAGAAATGACAAACACAAAATGttacacaaataaaaaaaataataataaacatgttGGTGACTCTAACTCAGGTCATTTGATccaattttgaaatatttatctACATGATTTTGacccaaatataaaaatacttgACAAAAACTTGTTTTTTCGTGTTCAGGTGATCGTATTTTTGGTCGGGTCAAAAATTGTTCATCATAGTTAGTTAGTACCCAAAGTTTGAATTAGAAGCCCAATGAAACATATAAACAAACTGAGTGATTGAGTGTGAAAtactaattcaattttattgCTGCGGaagttgtttttgttgttgttcatgaatgatttattttgcaCATAAAATGATTTTCTATTCATGTGTTGAAAAacagaaatataattatttcatataaattaaaaatgtgaaaaaaataaaataaaataaacaacacaatatatatatatatatagttgaataAGATATGAATAAGATTTGTAGAATTAGtacaaattgttttattattaattattgcttatttttatcagttttattagtttaataaataatatttagttgatttctattttatatattttaagttaggtgtaaaagttatttaatagcTTATTCCACATAAATAAAATGTGTGGGTTTTCGTTgtgaatttctttattttatttggtattAAGCAAAAAGGTCTTTCAGAATAATACTTGAGTAAAGTGTGAGAATACAAGTTGAGGACTTGAGAATGAAACACGAGTGTTAGGCAAAATTGTGAGAGAAATACGAGAGAGATGAATGAAACACGAGTGTTAGGCAAAATTGTGAGAGAAATACGAGAGAGATGAGATTCCTCACTTCGATGACGTTCACTATGACCATTTGAGTTAATTGATGGAAAACCTATTGAGATCTAAAGAGTTATGAGCTTAGTGGAAACTGGAATTTCTGAGCTGCCAAATTAAAAAGATCTCAAATTGGCCAAATTGGCCAAATTGAAGAATTGGAGATGAAGGATGGTAAGGTAAAGAAGTACCTATATAGTGCGATCAAACTAATTGAATACTTGTATCAAAAATTCCACGAAGAAGTTTTATTTTTCcataaatgatataattgatAACTCGAAGTTCGAACAACATTTGAGCAAATTCGCAATAGAAAGACTTAATCTGATATGTTTTTCATGTCTTCTACATTCTAGAATAGTCAATATCTGTGTATCCCAAATATTCCTTATTTTTACCGCAATTCTTATACAGTATAACATAGCTCATAGTTCCTTTAATATATCTCAACTTGATGTCAAgaatgcttttcttcatggtgagcTATTGGAAAATATGTATACGGAGCACCCTCAAGGCTTTGAGCAATAAACTTTATATGGCCTGAAACAAACTTCAATGGCCTGGTTTAGTCTCATCATGTCACACTTCATTCAAGAATGAATTGAAATGTATCATTATGAGCCTACTcttttattaaatcttatttgaatagttatattttaatagtccacttgtatagttatattttaatagtcCACTTGTATGTTGACGATATGTTGCTTATCGACAATAATGAGTtgcaaattatttattttaaaaggtttATGATGAAGGCATTTGAAATGACTGATATGGGTgaattgagatatttttttgagtgttgaaataaaaaaatataatagaggtatttttatttgtcaaaataaatatGTTGCTGAAATTTTGGAAAGATTTTGAATGTGCTAATGCAACTCTCTAAAGAATCTTATTCGGCTAAAAACTAAGCTTATTAAAGATGGTAAAAttataaagagagagaaattgtaTTGATGTTTATTAGAATTAATGGATTTCGGTTACATaggttatgtctattatatatagacattacattgaacttataagaaaactaatctaataatataaaataataataatattatcataatctatcatattgtgataatatcttaagatatattattttatattctaatgatattatcacaatttatagtaacaaatcaattagactaattgattgatttgtttAGAGATAATTCTACACATCCCCTCAAGTTAGGTAGTAGATATTGAACGTGCCCAACTTGCCACATAGTTTCTCGAAATTCGGCTTGGAAAGAGCTTTGGTGAGTATGTCGGCCACCTGATTGAGAGATGTAACGTAGAGAGGTGTAATAGAGCCTTTATTGACATTATCTGAATTAAAGTGGCAATCAATTTCAATGTGTTTGGTCCTATCATGATGAACCGGATTCTTTGCAATACTGATTGAAGTTTGGTTGTCATACATCATTTGAATAGGTCCATCTGGAGGCAATCCTAACTCTTCAAGGATGCGGCATTATCCAAATTTCTTCACAAATTCTAAGTGCAAGAGAACGATACTCAGCTTCGGCACTACTCCAAGCGACAACAAATTGTTTCTTGCTTCTCCATGTGATGAGGTTTCCCCATACAAATGAACAATATCCAGAGGTGGATTTTTTGTCGGTAATGTCCCCAGCCCAATCGGCATCGGTGAACACACGAATTGACTTGTCGGCTTTACTTGTGAATAAAAGGCCTTTTCCCGAAGAACTTTTTAAGTACCTTAGAATTCTGAAAACTGCGTTCATATGATCTTCAGAGGGACAATTCATGAATTGGCTAACAACGCTCACTACGAAGTCAATGTCGGGACGAGTGTGAGATAAGTACAAGTGTCGCCCAACGAGTAGCTGGTATCTACCTTTGTCGGTTGGGGTATCGTCGTTGTTATTTCCAAGTTTGTGGACTGAATCCATGGGGGTGTTAATAGGCTTACATCCGATCATGTCGGTTTCCTTTAAAAGGTCTATGGTGTATTTCCTTTGAGATAAGCAGATCTCCTTCTTTGATCGAGCAAGTTCCATTCCTAGAAAAAATTTGAGGGGTCCGAGATCTTTGGTGTCGAATCAGCTATTAATGAActctttcaaattttgaattcctTTTTTCATCGTACCCGATTATAATGATGTCATCAACGTACACAATGAGAATTGTGGTCTTTTTATTTGGAGCAATCTTGACAAACATTGTGTGGTCGACTTGGCATTGAGAGAAGCCATTCTCGATGATGGAGATTGAGAATTTTTCGAACCATGCCCTTGGTGattgtttgagaccataaagaGATTTATGGAGGCGACAAACTTCGTTAGGTGAAACACTAATACTAGGAGGCATGTCCATGTAGACTTCTTCTTCAAGGTCTCCATTTAGGAAAACATTTTTTACGTTGAGTTGGTGTAGTTCCCAATCTTTGTTAGCCGCTAGAGATAGAAGTATTCAGATGGTGTTGAGTTTGGCAACAGGCACAAATATTTCTAAGTAATATATCCCATATGATTGGGAAAATCTTTGGCGACTAGGCGTGCTTTGTACCTTTCAATCTTTCCGTTTGAGTTATATTTCATCTTGAAGATCCATTACATCCGAtagatttctttctttttggaAGCTCACAGCGGGACCatgtatgattttttataaGTGCCTCAATTCCTCATTAACGACACACTTCTATTCTGGTTGTTCGAAGGCTTCATGAATGGATGTAGGTATTTTCACATTATCGTAATCGGCAATTCATGCCTAGTATGACTCCGATAAACATTTGTATGAAACAAATTTCGTGATCGGGTGATTTGTGCATGACCTGACACCTTTCTTGAGAGAAATGGATAAGTCAATAGAAGGAATATCATGATTAACTATCGTACCTGAAATTTCTATTCGACTCAGTCCTGAGGAGGATTCATGGACAGGTGCAAGTTGCGCTCTTCGTCAAATGTAGACTTTTAGCTCTTTTTCAAAAGGAGGTGGTTGTGAGGTTGTGGTTGTGAGTTTTGTTGTAGCTTCGATTGGAGATGATATTGTGGTTTCAATTACAGATTCTGGTACATGTATGAATGTATGTGATGCTGGTGAAGAAATGGTTGTAGGTTCGGATGTAACTTCGATTGAAGATGATATTGTGGTTTCAAGTATAGATTCGGGTACATGTATGGAGGTACAAAGGATGATGTTTTTGGGAAGACCATCATGTTGAAGATTGTAGAGATTCTCCCCCTAAACATGGTGGTAGAAGGGATGATCTTCAAAAAATGAGACATTCATGGAGTAGAAAGTCTTTTTAGAATGAGGACAATAACATTTGTATCCCTTCTGATTTGACAAGTACCCTAGAAAGATACATTTCGTGGCTCGAGGGTCGAGTTTATCCCAATTGTGGTTATGAGTGTTGACAAAAAAGGTGCATCCAAATTTTTTTGTGGGGTGTCTGGATGCGATTTTAGAAACGggaaatagttttaaaataattttaattgtactTTGGAATTGAAGAATACGTGATGCCATACGGTTGATGAGGTAGGTAGCGGTGGATATAGCATTTCCCCAATATATTTTGGGAGCATTTGAATCAATTAAGAGAGCTCGAGTTACTTCGAGTAGATGACGGTTTTTTCTTTCGGCTGCTCCATTTTGTTGCAGAGTATTAACACAAGAGCTTAAATGGATGATGCCCTTTGATATTAGGAAGTCGCCGAGGTTTGAAGAAAAAAAGTCACGTCCGTTATCGGTTTTGAAGGCTTGGATGGAGGATTGgaattgattttggattaaGATAAAGAAATCTTTAAAAATTTGACAGAACTTCAGATTTTTCCTTCATTAGGAAGAGCCAAGTGAGGCGAGTGTGGTCGTCGATAAAGATTACAAACCAACGTTTACCATTTAAGGTTTTAGTGCGGGAAGGTCCCCACATGTCACTATGAATTAGTAAGAATGGTTTAAATGGTTTATATGTAATGCTTGGATAAGATGATCGAGTATGTTTGGCAAATTGACAAGTGTCACAATAAAAAGAAGTGGTGGTTTCATTGATAAATAAGTTCGGAAGAATTTTAgctaaatacaaaaaaaatgggATGTCCAAGTCTACGATACCACACCATAATTTCAGCACGTTTGTTTGAGAGAGAAGTTGAATAACCATAAATCTTCTCTATATGCGGATAATGTTGCAAGATGTTGAGTCCCGAACACTACTTAACATTTCCAATAATCCTCCCCGTTCCCGTATCTTGAAATTCACAACTATTCGGATAGAATTTGGtaagacattttaaattatgataaattttttGAATTGACAATAAATTGCAATGAAGATTTAGAACATAAAGAACATTTTttaagttagagatcgtatttttACTGAAGAgattcgtaaaattgattcttgtgaaacattcaaaggttctgccctaaatattaaaaacatggataaaggtaatgatagaaatttcaattgAGGTAAGAACATGTCTATGTCGAGGAACAAGAGGAGTCAACCAAATGTGGACGAACATTTGATTGCTAGAATTGTGGTAAGTAAGGTCATTTGAAAACGAActacaaagcaccgaagaaGAACAGTTTTGATGAAAATGATGCAGTCAACACATGTACATAAGTTGTCACTAATGCGTTGCTTCTGTTAGTTAATAGCCCGAAAGATTCATAGGTTTTAGACTCGGGAGCTTCTTTCTACACCACTGCTCATATTGGAGGTAGTCTCAATCTATTACCATTGCTGCTTCAATGAAAGCCTTCTCTTCTAACCGCAGAAGTAGAAGCACATGAATTATTGCTCCACCAAGGCTCCAATACATCAAGTTCCTCCTCCTCCCACAAAAGGTGGTCGTGCTCCACCTCCTATGTTGCAAGACTTGAAATTTTGTGTAAACCTTCGTCTAGACCTCACCATGAAAGACACTCTTCTTTGGGTGGAAGATGTGATTTTTCTTGTAACCACGACTTTCAAAAGACCAAACTTAAGCCATTATTTTGGGATATGATTATGGTTGATCCTATCATACCGATCTGTCGTTAACTTAAAACTGGATCCTTTTAATAAGTGACAAAgagattttttataattttgtttctcAAGATTTCAAACACTTTGGTTACTATACAATGGAAGGGTGAATAGGATAGTGAATGAGGAAATTATGGAATCTCTATTAAGATAATGTTCTTGCAAATAAAGCAACAACAAAATAGAAGAAATAGTCTATCttcttttgaatttgtttatcAGTATATCAAGATTATTGATCTTAAGAAGGCGTAGAATTTTTCAATCTTTCTGAAAGCACAAAATATAACGACAAAAGACATCTATGATGCATTAATTAATGAAGGTAGGTTATTCcataaattctttttttaaaatagaacacAAACATACTTATGTTGCATAAACTTatctttctttttgtttgtttgattatgaCAGAGCTTGTGCACTTTATTAAAGATGACACCCACAATAAATGAAGAACTATAAAGCTTATGTTGTTTAACAGGAAGCTTTCTCAATTGGTACATTTAGAAAGTTTCTTAAAATTGGTGGTTGATATCCTATATATGTTTTTAGATGGATGTAACCCTTATTCTTCATGAGTTTGGTACAAAAGAATATGACATCAATGAAAGAATCGTTTGTAACTTTAGAGGTCATATATAATCTAGAattactttttctttctttattattattattattattattattatgcattAGTCTTTGGTAATTAATTGTAGGTATATTGTGCATAACTGAAGAAGAGCAAAGTATAATTCCAAAAGTTAGTATTTTGATATTAACTAGATAGATCGATCCCTTAAGATTGTCTTAGATATGTGATCACATTAGAGTCAATGTTAGTTAGAGAATATATTTGACATAGAGATGTAGGTTGGAGAAATCATAAATAAGCTTTTAcaaagtattttaataaatgagttaAGAAGTAGAATTGTGGTTTTAGAATGACATTTACAAATGAAATATGGTTATTTATTAAACTAGAAACAATTAggatgtttgattttataaaacttaaaggtcgttgaaaaaaaaaactaagagcTCAAGTATTCAGGTGGTATGTAATGTTACAATGTtcagaaacaaataaaattatacttttaGAATAATTGATTCATCTAAGTGGCATAACAATATTATGATAttgatttgtaaaaaaaatatatggacATGGTAAAGTGTGGTGTTATTATCTATCTAATAGATAAGTTAGGTTTTTAgaaaatttctaattttgaataacattaatattattatgatgatgcactgtaaactattttttttagttttagaaTTTGGTTGTCTATacaataagaattttaaaaaaaaataagtttatgatTTACTTATATTTACTCATTAGTACTTGAATATGTTTTATTGTTTCTCTCCTACTATTTTTTGCTAATTTAAAGGTTGATTTGAAATGCGCATATATTACTAAATGAGTCGTTACTCAAACACATATTTGTTAATTCCTTAAAATTAGTACTTGCAAAATTCAAGTCAATTATTAAGTTTTCAAATTTCAgaggataaaatatattacattctTTTCTTAATTGgtgtttactttttttttatatatatttagatttttttaattaaagataactAGTATgacgggaaatttgacgaaatgacttTAAAGATAGCCTTATTTGACATTTTGACCCgcacataaaattaaatgcgtTGGTGACACCTTTTTTTTGGGACGATTTTGTCCctgtcgcgagacgcaaccggcattcgcgagacgcaaccggcaatCGGGAGacgcaatttttttttatttaaaaaaaaagtcgtCTCGTGATTGCCAGTTGCGTCTCGCAACGGAGATATtttgtccaaaaaaataaaggtgTCACCAgtgcatttaattttatgcgccGATCAAAAAGA
It encodes the following:
- the LOC124924824 gene encoding secreted RxLR effector protein 161-like; the encoded protein is MELARSKKEICLSQRKYTIDLLKETDMIGCKPINTPMDSVHKLGNNNDDTPTDKGRYQLLVGRHLYLSHTRPDIDFVVSVVSQFMNCPSEDHMNAVFRILRYLKSSSGKGLLFTSKADKSIRVFTDADWAGDITDKKSTSGYCSFVWGNLITWRSKKQFVVAWSSAEAEYRSLALRICEEIWIMPHP